In Pomacea canaliculata isolate SZHN2017 linkage group LG12, ASM307304v1, whole genome shotgun sequence, a single genomic region encodes these proteins:
- the LOC112577280 gene encoding uncharacterized protein LOC112577280, producing MTRTMTSVTLPYVTVSLASTLASAQNSSSTNTDNGYQKVLITVGVMVGAVAIAFIIAKIVDYCYDHTIATRDDASDISEHTRNLIRARLVVAQLQKKVQKNEDNDLERHRKVLRVWSEKGKLSRKIADQRRSEEQKKETAKRHELMVNLDGAMDDSKLKASLEHAAASLLVVSEADSVKRSPGVRRLRRTVLGLGPEAPEQAGSRTRTPKVSIVVTEAPDDGLQSVDSREGSTPNSSESEPVPEMHRPQVEPEKADGVPVQTEGDTTSVASEGKNLPAEKAEAQIPPVENILISEETFIDQSCDRTAVPLTTENHQIPITDEAEKNVKELQTSRDQPSATSDIIQVTAAKIEETKTGADANKSVKKRDTGTSRPASRPVTPISRQGLPMVLPTGVTSRTDDRFRRAHSAKNATVNQTEFNRSATAHARDKPRPKSQQGVPKTTSFKTLAAVYRNTTGLQVHRPVTAKKMSNNDSDDIARPSQSSEKTNQRLSDRGKSAKSR from the exons ATGACCAGAACAATGACCTCTGTGACTCTACCTTACGTCACCGTCAGCCTCGCTTCGACTTTGGCATCAGCACAGA ACTCATCAAGCACCAACACAGATAACGGCTACCAGAAGGTGCTCATCACCGTAGGCGTCATGGTCGGCGCCGTCGCCATCGCTTTCATCATTGCCAAGATCGTCGACTACTGCTACGACCACACTATCGCCACTCGAGACGACGCCAGCGACATCAGCGAGCACACGCGCAACCTAATCAGAGCGCGCCTAGTCGTTGCCCAGCTACAGAAGAAAGTCCAAAAGAACGAAGACAACGACCTGGAGCGCCATAGAAAG GTGTTGCGCGTGTGGTCGGAGAAGGGAAAACTGTCGCGCAAGATTGCAGACCAGCGTCGAAGCGAGGAGCAGAAGAAGGAGACGGCCAAGCGCCATGAGCTGATGGTCAACCTGGACGGCGCCATGGACGACAGCAAGCTGAAGGCCAGTCTGGAACACGCTGCCGCTAGCCTGCTCGTCGTGTCCGAGGCTGACTCGGTCAAGCGATCCCCAGGTGTAAGAAGACTGAGACGAACTGTCCTCGGTCTTGGCCCCGAGGCGCCAGAGCAGGCAGGCAGCAGGACTCGGACTCCGAAAGTCAGCATTGTCGTGACGGAAGCTCCGGACGATGGGCTTCAATCCGTCGATTCTCGCGAAGGCTCGACGCCAAACAGCTCTGAGAGCGAACCTGTGCCGGAAATGCATCGACCTCAAGTTGAACCTGAGAAGGCTGATGGCGTTCCTGTACAAACAGAAGGTGACACGACTTCAGTAGCTTCTGAGGGCAAAAATCTTCCCGCAGAGAAAGCCGAAGCTCAAATCCCGCCCGTAGAGAATATTCTCATTTCAGAGGAAACTTTCATAGATCAAAGTTGTGACCGTACTGCGGTTCCACTGACCACAGAGAATCACCAAATTCCGATAACGGATGAAGCCGAGAAAAACGTGAAAGAGTTACAAACATCCCGAGATCAACCCTCCGCGACATCCGACATAATCCAGGTGACTGCTGCCAAGATCGAGGAAACCAAAACCGGTGCTGACGCAAACAAATCCGTGAAGAAAAGAGACACGGGTACAAGCAGACCTGCTAGTCGTCCAGTGACTCCCATTTCTAGACAGGGCCTCCCGATGGTCCTCCCAactggtgtgacgtcacgtacCGACGACCGCTTCCGTCGCGCGCACTCGGCCAAGAACGCGACTGTGAACCAGACAGAGTTCAACCGCAGTGCCACCGCCCACGCGCGCGACAAACCTCGACCGAAGTCGCAACAAGGCGTTCCCAAGACCACCTCATTTAAAACACTAGCAGCAGTGTACAGAAACACCACAGGGCTACAAGTGCACAGACCTGTCACCGCCAAGAAAATGTCGAACAACGATAGTGATGACATAGCCCGACCATCACAGAGCagtgaaaaaacaaaccagCGACTCTCAGATAGAGGGAAAAGTGCGAAGTCGAGATga
- the LOC112553248 gene encoding uncharacterized protein LOC112553248 isoform X1, with protein MIVTRELIIKRPPLDRHVSKVKISEGHMTFAQLTEAVVSRGCGSERSLLLLLLEGRGQAVSEMVIWSVLDLLLYLAGLLVRLVEPVLFLLVSCYDDYVYSPLQAWLSPLVQRVPREVKLGDRMVTVFTANIVSWARTGLVIPIACALKYQLHWTGCLLIVLHDFLDHVDGIVAKVHRRVHGNVDDPLLGGFMDAFCDKIVNVLTLWSVLMVTDFSHMTWPHLFLYVTPCAVIIGYEFTLGVVRVQDYFYSYYMREFKQNDDGASSESTAAVMEGKLKEKLESMGLAFLCLAQGTPVIMRSVSGVAGIACLILSVRLAHASLARKLSARKQRKPIRQSSGSTVGSCLHHLRTRRTTGVQVDLPPVDKEFIGFKKQSSPDKYIKDDLAPFTRSMSVPTGVEGLVDKVYTVGCFDLFHKGHIRLLQRMRSIGKQVIVGVHDSRSIYMLKKRVPVDSTEKRMLNVKQYADVVFCIAGTDPSTFLACAFAGRQETSLYVRGDDMPDFPARELCEQLMPVTFLPYTPGVSSTKLRKEIYNSSQSDPRLDLDANLFY; from the exons ATGATTGTAACTCGAGAACTAATTATCAAGCGCCCACCTTTGGACCGTcacgtgtcaaaggtcaagatCAGCGAGGGGCACATGACGTTTGCACAGCTGACGGAAGCCGTGGTGTCGCGAGGCTGTGGTTCGGAGCGCAgcttgttgctgctgctgctggagggTCGGGGACAGGCGGTCAGCGAGATGGTCATCTGGTCAGTGCTCGACCTGCTTCTCTATCTGGCCGGCCTGCTGGTCCGGCTGGTGGAGCCAGtactttttttgttg GTGAGCTGCTATGACGATTACGTGTACTCGCCGCTGCAAGCGTGGCTGTCGCCCTTGGTCCAGCGCGTGCCTCGAGAGGTCAAGCTCGGGGACAGAATGGTCACTGTTTTCACGGCCAACATCGTATCCTGGGCGAGGACAGGACTGGTGATACCAATAGCCTGCGCACTCAA GTATCAGCTCCACTGGACGGGCTGTCTACTTATCGTCCTGCACGACTTTCTGGATCACGTGGACGGCATCGTTGCCAAGGTTCACCGGCGTGTTCATGGCAACGTTGACGATCCTCTGCTGGGTGGATTCATGGATGCCTTTTGTGACAAG ATCGTGAATGTGCTGACCTTGTGGAGTGTGCTGATGGTGACGGACTTCAGTCACATGACCTGGCCTCATTTGTTTCTCTACGTCACACCATGTGCCGTCATCATAGGATATGAGTTTACCCTGGGAGTAGTTCGCGTTCAGGATTATTTCTACTCTTACTACATGCG ggAGTTTAAACAGAATGACGATGGTGCCAGCTCTGAGTCCACGGCAGCAGTCATGGAGGGCAAGCTGAAGGAGAAGCTCGAGTCCATGGGCCTCGCATTTCTCTGCCTTGCCCAGGGGACGCCAGTAATCATGAGAAGTGTTT CTGGGGTAGCAGGAATCGCATGCCTTATCCTCTCAGTGCGACTCGCGCATGCCAGTCTGGCCCGGAAATTGTCGGCGCGAAAACAACGGAAACCAATCAGACAATCAAGTGGCTCCACCGTCGGCAGCTGTTTGCACCACTTAAGG ACACGACGCACGACAGGTGTGCAAGTGGACCTCCCGCCCGTCGACAAGGAGTTCATTGGCTTCAAGAAACA ATCGTCACCAGACAAGTACATCAAAGATGACCTAGCTCCCTTCACACGCAGCATGTCCGTGCCGACTGGGGTGGAAGGCTTGGTGGACAAAGTCTACACTGTCGGGTGCTTCGACCTCTTCCACAAAGGTCACATCCGCCTCTTACAGCGCATGCGCTCTATTGGTAAACAG gtgattgTAGGTGTGCATGACAGCCGCAGCATTTACATGCTGAAAAAGCGAGTTCCAGTCGACAGCACAGAGAAGCGAATGTTGAATGTCAAGCAGTATGCTGATGTG GTGTTTTGCATCGCCGGCACCGACCCGTCCACCTTCCTGGCCTGCGCTTTTGCCGGGCGCCAGGAAACCAGTCTTTACGTCAGAGGGGACGACATGCCTGACTTCCCGGCCCGCGAGCTGTGCGAACAACTGATGCCCGTAACCTTTCTGCCCTACACCCCCGGGGTCAGCTCCACCAAACTGCGCAAGGAGATCTACAACAGCAGCCAGAGTGACCCCCGCCTCGACCTGGACGCCAACTTGTTCTACTGA
- the LOC112553248 gene encoding uncharacterized protein LOC112553248 isoform X2: protein MTFAQLTEAVVSRGCGSERSLLLLLLEGRGQAVSEMVIWSVLDLLLYLAGLLVRLVEPVLFLLVSCYDDYVYSPLQAWLSPLVQRVPREVKLGDRMVTVFTANIVSWARTGLVIPIACALKYQLHWTGCLLIVLHDFLDHVDGIVAKVHRRVHGNVDDPLLGGFMDAFCDKIVNVLTLWSVLMVTDFSHMTWPHLFLYVTPCAVIIGYEFTLGVVRVQDYFYSYYMREFKQNDDGASSESTAAVMEGKLKEKLESMGLAFLCLAQGTPVIMRSVSGVAGIACLILSVRLAHASLARKLSARKQRKPIRQSSGSTVGSCLHHLRTRRTTGVQVDLPPVDKEFIGFKKQSSPDKYIKDDLAPFTRSMSVPTGVEGLVDKVYTVGCFDLFHKGHIRLLQRMRSIGKQVIVGVHDSRSIYMLKKRVPVDSTEKRMLNVKQYADVVFCIAGTDPSTFLACAFAGRQETSLYVRGDDMPDFPARELCEQLMPVTFLPYTPGVSSTKLRKEIYNSSQSDPRLDLDANLFY from the exons ATGACGTTTGCACAGCTGACGGAAGCCGTGGTGTCGCGAGGCTGTGGTTCGGAGCGCAgcttgttgctgctgctgctggagggTCGGGGACAGGCGGTCAGCGAGATGGTCATCTGGTCAGTGCTCGACCTGCTTCTCTATCTGGCCGGCCTGCTGGTCCGGCTGGTGGAGCCAGtactttttttgttg GTGAGCTGCTATGACGATTACGTGTACTCGCCGCTGCAAGCGTGGCTGTCGCCCTTGGTCCAGCGCGTGCCTCGAGAGGTCAAGCTCGGGGACAGAATGGTCACTGTTTTCACGGCCAACATCGTATCCTGGGCGAGGACAGGACTGGTGATACCAATAGCCTGCGCACTCAA GTATCAGCTCCACTGGACGGGCTGTCTACTTATCGTCCTGCACGACTTTCTGGATCACGTGGACGGCATCGTTGCCAAGGTTCACCGGCGTGTTCATGGCAACGTTGACGATCCTCTGCTGGGTGGATTCATGGATGCCTTTTGTGACAAG ATCGTGAATGTGCTGACCTTGTGGAGTGTGCTGATGGTGACGGACTTCAGTCACATGACCTGGCCTCATTTGTTTCTCTACGTCACACCATGTGCCGTCATCATAGGATATGAGTTTACCCTGGGAGTAGTTCGCGTTCAGGATTATTTCTACTCTTACTACATGCG ggAGTTTAAACAGAATGACGATGGTGCCAGCTCTGAGTCCACGGCAGCAGTCATGGAGGGCAAGCTGAAGGAGAAGCTCGAGTCCATGGGCCTCGCATTTCTCTGCCTTGCCCAGGGGACGCCAGTAATCATGAGAAGTGTTT CTGGGGTAGCAGGAATCGCATGCCTTATCCTCTCAGTGCGACTCGCGCATGCCAGTCTGGCCCGGAAATTGTCGGCGCGAAAACAACGGAAACCAATCAGACAATCAAGTGGCTCCACCGTCGGCAGCTGTTTGCACCACTTAAGG ACACGACGCACGACAGGTGTGCAAGTGGACCTCCCGCCCGTCGACAAGGAGTTCATTGGCTTCAAGAAACA ATCGTCACCAGACAAGTACATCAAAGATGACCTAGCTCCCTTCACACGCAGCATGTCCGTGCCGACTGGGGTGGAAGGCTTGGTGGACAAAGTCTACACTGTCGGGTGCTTCGACCTCTTCCACAAAGGTCACATCCGCCTCTTACAGCGCATGCGCTCTATTGGTAAACAG gtgattgTAGGTGTGCATGACAGCCGCAGCATTTACATGCTGAAAAAGCGAGTTCCAGTCGACAGCACAGAGAAGCGAATGTTGAATGTCAAGCAGTATGCTGATGTG GTGTTTTGCATCGCCGGCACCGACCCGTCCACCTTCCTGGCCTGCGCTTTTGCCGGGCGCCAGGAAACCAGTCTTTACGTCAGAGGGGACGACATGCCTGACTTCCCGGCCCGCGAGCTGTGCGAACAACTGATGCCCGTAACCTTTCTGCCCTACACCCCCGGGGTCAGCTCCACCAAACTGCGCAAGGAGATCTACAACAGCAGCCAGAGTGACCCCCGCCTCGACCTGGACGCCAACTTGTTCTACTGA